ttaagtGGAATCGTATGAatgtaagttttattttttaaacttgaaTTTGAGATCTTAATTGATGaaagaattaaatttgatgtatgtgtaaaacaaatttatatgtTGATGTATAAAAATGTGTGAATTGTTTTACATAAACGTCGTTTCATTTCTAATTATCTCAAattccatttatttattaaaattgatttgttataattttaactCGAACAATGCGACATTCAAGTGATGGGTGAAATCATCAACTCCAATATCGGTCAATGaatatgtattttgaaaataataaaaataaacatttaaattttttattatttctacaaacattgataattatttatttcaaaagtcTTTTAGTATTTTTTAGACACTCTTAATTCTTTATAAgtgaataaaattaataaataatttaaaaatagaaatagaaaacatttttataaaatataaggtCTATTTAactagtaaaaatattttttactttaattttctAACAcatatgttaattgttaataaagAAAACTAAGACCCATGAAGTGaacatttatttgtattttcataaccaataaaaatataaaataatttcatcttattatttttaaaaatacctaatctttaattaacatttttttttctattctaATCATTCACTTCATgaacatcatattttttttattaataagtaaaaattaatacaaattttaaaaaataaaatattttcacataaaATTAAGAATTAGGAATTAGGATCAATGTGTATATATGtatgaaaaagaaaacatattTTAACAAAGAACAAGAGGAAAAGCAAAGCATCATGTGATATGCATTTTTATTTGGATAATTAGAAGTGAAGATAAGTGAATCACTTATTCATGCACTTAGCTAGTTGCTTCGAGTAAAGCATATTGCTAGACACTAGAGATGGTGAAAGCAGTAGCTAGCTACATCTTTGTCAGAGATAGACAATGAAATTTTCCAAATAGACAAAAAAAAGTGCAGGCTTTGTCAATTCCATATTCGTTCTGTTTGTGAATTCCATATGCTACAAAGTGTActatacttttaatttaattttttaagctATAGATATATGAATAGGAGAAAAGTTTAGTGCATGTGTTTAATATATCATCATTGATCTTGTGatagaattaataaaattatggtgatctactttaatttaatttatagaaactatattatattttttaaattatatattacaaTTGTTCATCGTAGTATTATCAATTTTATCgtgaaattaaatatgaattaaattaatttaattgaaggCTACTTCTAATGAATCAGATTCCACTATGTATATATCTTTCTCATCCAACTGCAATACATTCAGATTCTATCTATGTCACGTCTACAACAAGCTACAAAAAATGATAGCAATTGTTGCCTAGACAATTGGATTAGGTTAGTGAAAATTTGTTAAAGCAATTGTACTAGTTTTATATTTTCAGTGCCTTGAACTTGGATGCATGTACAAGCATGAATGTTCAATTCATTTGCATCTATTGTCATTCTTCATCCGTCATCATCACCTTCaccttttcttcatttttttacaaGTGCTTCAACACTCACGCTCCATAGTGTTTTGTATACTATCTTGCTAAAAAAGTCCCGACATTCATGTGTCTACTTATTTCTTGGTGCCTGACATGCGTTGGTGATAACCTTTATCTAAATGAATCGAATATATTCAAAAACCTAATTAAGACTCTTTTGACATATCAATAATTTGAGTGTAACtaaaaatttgagtttgtttgattAAAAGTTAATAAAGTTTGAGTTTGACATGTTTTTGTTTAAACATTtctattgaataaaataaaaaagttcaaaaattaattttaataatatcaagATAAAATGCTAACataactaattattaaatttacatataaaaaaaaattgtctataGTGTTTAACAGCTAACACTATGTAGGAAGACTAGATATAACTTGGCTTTAAAAACTCTCAAATTCGTAGTATTCAAGTCTGTCATCAATTACCAACCTTGTTTCCCCAATACTGTTaaattgaaatcataaaaatcaaaataaattcccTCCATTCTTTCCTCATAACAACTTGTCCCAACCCAACCAAATAATTCCACGTCTACCACCTTTATTTGAACCCCGACAAAaacatgaaatattttttgactaaatagagataataattttaactatttcaaCTTCCACTTCATTAGCTcggaaaaataataaatgtcaTTTGTAAATAACAAATGGAAAATAATATAAGCATATCTACACACCAAAACACCATGAAGAGAGCCCGACCACTAACTTGTTTAATAAGGTTAGTTAGATTCTAATTAGCacatagaaaaacaaaaaatacatagaTAAAGGATTGTCTTGTCTCAAAGCTCTGTCTACAAACAATTGGACCCACACTATCATCATTCATGAGAATCGTGtattaaagataatttttaaattattaaatactattttatttttttttatagttaaaatcatTTGTAGTCCTTTCATTTAATTTTCGTTAACGTTttagttgtttttgttttattttaatttaatcatttattttaattttaagtgataatttgatcttttatgttttaaaatatcaataatattatctttttattacaaaaattcaaacaaaacctataaaattaattatattcttcaatataatacaaatttgatCAAATTCGTAACCTAAATATTCAAAtcaactcatattttcattctttatttgatgttgttagagataaaaatatgagtttatttaaagatttagttatgaatttgatgaaatttgtattatattaaggataataattaattttatcggttttgtttgaaattttttatgaattttttgaatttttacaaaaaagaagataatattgttacattttaaaatataaaaaatcaaattgtcacctaaaattaaaataaaaaattaaattaaaaaaaaactaaaatattaactaaaattaaattaaaagacgACAAGTATAATAATATCTCAAGAGAACTCAAAGTGAATTATTAAGATACCGTTCATTACACATACTCTCACTAAATAGGTGTGATAGATGGTCTAGAAAGATACACTACAAATAGTGTGAATGTAGACAATCTATTTTCAAGGCTCTATATCACTCCTTCCAACTTTAACTATAAGTAAAAAGGTATATTTTTATTGgcttcaaatataaataaatgtcaaTTCATACATCAACCTTTAATAATATTGTTCCAAAAATATGTTGTCATTAATTTCTTAATATTGTAGGAGGTTATCATATTAATTAGAGGTAAGTTAgtaattctatatttttttatgtgaaatcaataaaattaaatgtatttacTTAACATCcttaataaatatgaaattaatttttttttcaagtgtcCTTAGAGTATTAATTaaggattaaaaaaatttatattgaaaagaataaaatttaaactttttaaaaattgaattcacaacttcaaatacttttttaaatgatcatgtgacaatattttattacaataatGAAGAacttagttttatttaaatttagtttgCTCTTTgacattttttgttaaataacatttcaaattaaaacacATGAAAAAGtgaaaccaaattaaaataaaaaataaaataatattataataattaaaaataaaagataaaataatattataataattaaaaataaaatatgtattgaTTGGACATACATAGTTAcgattttaaaattcaaaattcaatgttTGAAGagacatatttaaatttcaacattttgttttgaatgtGAATCCAAATAAGATATAAGACCGAGTTAAATATTATGAGTTGGTTTGTATTTTAGTATTGTTTGAATTTATCCCAACTAATGACACTCCAATAGTATACTTGGGACAATTATAAATACCACTCCTAAACATAGGAAAGtgagggaaaaaaaaagaagtggCCATTACTAGTAGTTTGGTTGATTAGAGCAAATCCACATAAGCCAAACAACAAAGACGccttattatataaaaaaaaatctaaatcaatcgTTTCAACCTCACAGAGACAGAGCACGCCTTGACCTACAGACCAAGTCccacattttttgttttatccAAACATGGGCACTTCCATCCTCGATGCACTTAATGTCCGCGTAGAAGGCTCCGGCGACAAATACCTTGTCTTCGCTCACGGCTTCGGCACCGACCAATCTGCGTGGCAACGCGTGCTCCCTTACTTCACTCGCCACTACAGCGTCATTCTCTATGACCTCGTTTGCGCCGGCAGCGTCAACCCTGATTACTTCGATTACCGCCGCTACACCGCCCTTGATGCTTACGTCGATGACCTTCTTAAGATCCTTGATTCCCTCCGTGTCACTCGCTGTGCTTACGTCGGTCACTCCATCTCCGCCATGATCGGAATGTTAGCTTCCATTCGCCGCCCTGAACTTTTCTCTAAACTCATCCTCATCGGTGCCTCTCCCAGGTAACATAAATGGTAATTCcatcaatttataatttgtccaaaaaaataaataataaacagGCGAATTTATTCAGTTAGTTATTTATAACTGTTTTGTAACCGAATCAATCATGATACTAAGTAATTAGTTAGTTGTAACTGATTTGTAAAATAGTTTGTTATGAGCTGTAACAAACAgaaacaaatgaaattgagTATTTGGTGTTTGATTTTTGTTCAGATTCCTTAACGATGGAGAAAATTATCACGGTGGATTCGAACAAGGCGAAATTGAGCAAGTGTTTTCAGCGATGGAAGCGAACTACGAAGCATGGGTGAACGGTTTCGCGCCGTTGGCGGTGGGAGCCGATGTACCAACGGCGGTTCGAGAATTTTCTAGAACGCTGTTCAATATGAGACCAGACATATCCCTTTTCGTGGCGAGGACGGTTTTCAACAGTGACCTGAGAGGGATTCTAGGATTGGTTAGTGTACCGTGTTGTATTATGCAGACGGCGAGGGATATGTCGGTTCCGGCGACGGTTGCGACGTACATGAAGGAGCATCTCGGCGGGAAAAGCACCGTGCAGTGGCTTGACACGGAAGGACACCTTCCTCATTTGAGTGCTCCTTCTTACTTGGCTCATCAACTAGAGATAGCACTTTCTCAGTAGCGCGTGGCTTTTAAATTTCGTGTGGTCGCGTGGCTGTGGGGTTAACTCCGTTTTGCTGACAAAGCTACAGTGAGTCTAGTCTTCATTCTCTAGAAGAAATGTACGAAAGGTACCGAAAGTGGACACGTGTTAAATAACGAGTGGGGTTTGGTTGTTAAATTTGTGAGATTTTATTGTTGAGATAAGAATCTGCACGTGATGTCACGTGGGGTGTGACCATTTATAGGTTCTTTATTTATTGGAAATTTTGTAAAAGGAAACGAAGGAGAAAAAAACAAACAAGTGCCTTGTTTCTTTTATGATCATTTTTATCGTTATTGTCATGATTATTAGTTACTAGTTATAAAGGTCTCTTGTTTTTACTAGTTTATTCtctgttttaaaattttatctactATTGACTTTCAATTATTTGATGCGACCTTATATAACAATTGTTTTTGGTATATAGAGTATGTGTTTACAATGAATGGCTTTTCTGCTCAAAATATCTAAGTTTTGGGTTTTGCAACAGAAAATATAAAGGGGATCAAAATatcttggtaaaaaaaaaacatgctattatttcattttctttgttttgtgttcaaattaaactatttttgtctgtggaaatttatatatttatttaaataatatttggaATATAAATGTTACTAtcttatctatttattttttatatgtatagtTTCTGCATAATTTCtatgtatttaaatataatattagcCATAAATTCTTTAAAAGTAATTACTAAAGCCAAAAAAGAGATAATTAGTATTATCTTGATCTATccttaatttttcttaaaaaattaatttttaacaaaatttctTTTCAAGTGTTTAATAAAAAACTGGATCAACATATCATTCTTGAATCAGttgtgttatttaaatataaaaatgtataacTGGATCGACATATCATTTTTGAATCAgctgttatttaaatataaaaatgtgtGTTTGACATGTATTGAAGTAAGTGAGAATTAAGTTAAGAGAgagataaaaataatgaaaaaaaagatGGAAGAAAGAAACCTAAATTTACACATATACAGTGTTGAGagtttatttttgtgtttacaAACCATTTCTGGTTTTGAATTGGGTGCCATAGAATTTCtttaatatcaatatatttctctttcaaaaaatttacGGATACCCCAATATTTATACCTTGGGGTTTGGAAGCCATTTTATTTTTAGGATGTTTGTATAGGAAAAGGTTTAGAgagaaaaagtaaaatagtaaaaataaagtGCGGTGTATATGCTCTCATCATTTAATTTGACAGATTAATCAATgcaattgaatgaaaatatcTAGTTCATATTAGAGAAAATTCACACTTAATTTTTTAAGTCTTTATTTAACTTGAATAACAATTAAAAAGGATATTATATGTAATTACATTATAATCACTTTCTCGTGTGTCTAAATAATCTAGAATAGATAGAAGAGTAGAAGgtactattatattatataaattataagttttttttttaagattttaaaaataattttaaagaaaatttatttaaaaatagttgaagtttttaaaatttatttgttattaattaaaaaaattaactttgatatttaattacttatatatttattattaaagattttaatatgatatgaattacatttatttttaaatatactttttaaaaataatttttatgaagatCATTTCAAAGTagcttttcattttaattatcttttgaaattttattatttaaaaaaattgtagaaaatagatgtaatacttaaaattatattttaagataaactatttaaattaaaattttatttttctaaaaaatattataataaaaggataaaatattataaaaatcatttaaaaaaatatcttaaacaaACCGACcatttatctttaaattacAAGAAATGAATAGCATAAACTTTCCATTCTACCTTTTAAGAGGActatttaaatttcatataaatagCTTTCaagtttaagaaaaattatataatttttaatactacaagtttataaaatatattgccCCAAAACCTAAAGTTCTTGGATTTGTTATTAGCTGTAAGGAATTCAAGTTCCTTTTATGCAGTAATGCGAGAGGTCGAATATTAAGAACCTAAATAATTGGTCAAACACCACTTAATGCCAATTGACAGAATCAAGTTCATCTTTAATTGAATTTCCTTAAGCAGTAATGTCAtacatttcattttatttaattattactttattttgactaaagttattttaattattactatgAGTAGAAGTAGTTGTGATGAGTTATTAAGATATTTAATCACCCTTTTTAGGTGGGTATCGAATGCTTGTCGTGCTTGAGAATCTGATTTTGCATAGTTGATCTTTGAATAAATGCTGGTTTTCCTAATTAAGCATTTCGATTTTTCGTTTTTTGCTATTTTGTCCATTTCAATGTTAACCTCCAAAATGAGCCAGGTTCATTATTTAGATCCAATTTGGGCTTCTTATAATTATTCTGACAATCCCCCATATCActttgtttcaaaaataaaaaatatgaaaaagagGCCTATAATGTGTTGTTGGGTTTGTCAAAGAAAACCCATTGGGAcattcaattttaaaagaattggGGGTCTTGTCTCTCCATGCAataaaaattgtgaattttGCACCCAATGTTCTAAAAGTTCAcaatttatttctttcaaaatctCTGTTtggataaaatttatttagattagTCAATTCAGatgcattatatatatacacacatttctcaaaaataaaaaactctcaaattatAATCTCCCATTACTCTACTACAATACTTCATTTGTCTCAAATTGCAtgtcattataaaataatttgtttgtcacaaattatatttcattttacaaTACCAATAAATCATAAAcacttcttttttttattatggtcTTTACAATCTATAAATCTCTATTTGCAAttcttttaatttgtgtttcaCATACCATTAATGAaggatatttttgtaaattaacttataatttttctttttcattgaacattaactaaattttttaacttgtGTAAAATTGTCAAAATGACATACTATTTAGTTTAAAAGAAGTATTTGTTTTTCCATCAAAGTGACCTCTAAAGCATCAAATTTGGCAAGTTTTAAAGTCATAAAGTCCTTGTGTCcccttattttacttttcatttggCATTTTTTCTCTAAATGGTAGTATCATAATTAGTTGATCTTgatattatgttgatttttttccTGTTAGTTTTATGTttagtatatataaaattattagtgtttttttcttctactttTTTCAACGATGAAGGAAGACCCTGTGCAACAAATCCTTCATACTTGAAAcacttgaaataatataattgttatgaaaaaaatgagttaataTTATAATGACATAATCTAGGTTGGTCAATCATAACAATTTTTGCATGTCCATTTTGGTATATTCAAACGATACaaaaaaacagttttaaataaattggtGCAAAAAAACATTGAGAAGGAATTTAGAGTCACATTACCTTTgctttcaacaaaaaaaacaacaactatAAATAGAGTCAATATATGATAGAATTGCATAATGTGACACAAATTTCATAAACTAAGAGTTATGTTAAAGTGTTTTTGAGTGAAAGGATtgttgaagaagatgaagagttTCAAATATACAATCATAGATATATTTATAACATCTAGATCGATAAATTTGGACAAATCCCGTCCAATTTGGTTAATCTAAAAGaggtaaatttataaaaaaaaaaaatttggtggCTTTTGAGAACATATGTGTTGAAGAAGAAATTTCCATAAAAACTAATAGAAATACAAGTTTAAACAAAGTTGAACCAATGCTTACTTAGACCTAAAGCAAGTTGATCCAATGCATTCTCCATGGTTTGGCTTGAGTTTAAAGATTGCACATTtattcaaaagataaaaaagCCACTTAATGGTAGTAAATTTATCGCATATATCTAGTACTATTTGAGATAATAGATTTCCATAGAGATATTTACATAATTAATCGACCTACTAAAGTGAAATCATAATGTGAAATGAGTAAATAGGGGTGAAAAAAAGTCAATCTGCTCTATTTTGATTTGTCATACTATTCCCTTGTCCAAAACAAGATAGAATGAATCAACTTAGATAAAAACTCTCGTTGCACTCTCTTTAGATGGATTTTCTGGCTAACAGATTGACCTATCAATAACAAAACCAATTAAAAACAAAGTGTCaaaaaatatgtgatttatGAGATTTGGGGTTATGAGGTAGAAATTAAGGGGTATATGGAGTAAAATattatctttcaaataatttagctTATGTATCCTACTTTTAGCTCTTTCAGTTGGCCAATATCATACAAACATAACTCAACATAGCTCTCTCATACTCTATCAAATTATGTGTTATGatctaaatataatatatttaacctGAAGATTCATTAGGTATTTTAAATGACGagtcattaatttttaaaacgatttagatatatttattattgtgaGTTATTGAttagtttattaaaatatgtcaatACTATACATAAATAAGAATCGGTGATCGTAATAATTATCGAGATTGAATGAAAAAGGTAATTTTAAAATAGCATAATCTTTATTAATAGTCTTTTAGTACATTTCCTCTTGATGTATGTAAGGCTGGTTTTATAGTGCGTGCAAGTTAGGTTATCTCCATAAAATCCCAAAATGTTGATCGTCCAAAAATATCAgttttatattgttaatatttacaaattattaGATATCTTTCAATTGTTGAGTGACATAATATAATACATGTGGTTTTAGATACATGTATCCGcataatattagtttttaaaaatagtttttaatactaattttttattaaaaatttaatttttaagattataaaATAACTCTTAAATTATTTAAGACAACTCTCTATCTGCATGTATAATACcacataaaaatgaaataataatactttaaaaGTACTCAAGTGGCATGATTAAGTTCACACACTACCAATTTTTTTGCTGTTTTCTTAAGTTCCACGTCGCAATGAAGGTGGGATGTactttttccaaaaaaatgaaaaaaacaaGGTTGTACATGAATTCTTTTTCTAATGTCTTCGTGCCAAATCTAATTGTACCCCGCATAATCATGTTGCTTGAATTACTGCATGTGCCGATAGATTCCGCGACTTTCGttttaatttcttcttttattttattttttttaataaatttaacttgAAAGAATGGTatctcatatataaataattttaagatttattaaatatttataaataaaaaaatgtaaccTGCCATCTATCTATCAGATCTAATCCTTacctttttttttgtattgAATCAAATCATTGaagttttaatttgttattttattacatgcgtctatatgtgtatatattttataaaatatgtggGTCAGTGGTAAAACAATATCATATTATAGAACATTaacgaaaaagaaaaagaaaaagaaaatcagaATATAGGCGTAAATTTGAATCAACAAAATTTGACTTGTTTTGTGACGTTTTTTTGATCAAGCACATGGtaaatatgttttttctttacttataagcaatatttatttatttatataataaaaaaaatacatcgataaatttaataaacaacaaaaaaataaatttgtgaataaatttataacatcttataaataatataaaattcaaatggcaaaactttttttatctgaatttataatattaacgGTACTGAAgatattgattaaatttattttaatttattaatttaaataaaataaatactgcaattaaa
The genomic region above belongs to Cicer arietinum cultivar CDC Frontier isolate Library 1 chromosome 4, Cicar.CDCFrontier_v2.0, whole genome shotgun sequence and contains:
- the LOC101513167 gene encoding strigolactone esterase RMS3, which encodes MGTSILDALNVRVEGSGDKYLVFAHGFGTDQSAWQRVLPYFTRHYSVILYDLVCAGSVNPDYFDYRRYTALDAYVDDLLKILDSLRVTRCAYVGHSISAMIGMLASIRRPELFSKLILIGASPRFLNDGENYHGGFEQGEIEQVFSAMEANYEAWVNGFAPLAVGADVPTAVREFSRTLFNMRPDISLFVARTVFNSDLRGILGLVSVPCCIMQTARDMSVPATVATYMKEHLGGKSTVQWLDTEGHLPHLSAPSYLAHQLEIALSQ